In the Drosophila biarmipes strain raj3 chromosome X, RU_DBia_V1.1, whole genome shotgun sequence genome, one interval contains:
- the LOC108023474 gene encoding xenotropic and polytropic retrovirus receptor 1: MKFAEHLSAHITPEWRKQYINYEEMKAMLYLAVEEAPSVESVEDDVLKRHFANFDENFFHYCDKELKKINTFYSEKLAEATRKFATLNAELKTSIEESERSAKKSKGQKRHAALPDRKARELKLAFSEFYLSLILLQNYQNLNHTGFRKILKKHDKLLRVDSGAKWRQEYVEASHFFTNKDIDNIINETETTVTGELEGGDRQRAMKRLRVPPLGEQQSPWTTFKVGLFSGSFIVLGIVVVLSAIFHEISGENLKVTFRLYRGPLLIIEFIFLIGVNIYGWRSSGVNHVLIFELDPRNHLSEQHLMELAAIFGVVWTLSMLSFLYSASLAIPAFINPLTLTLIMVLFLANPFHVLHHDARFWLWRITGRCISAPFFHVGFADFWLGDQLNSLATAILDFEYLICFYFTNGNWTEARDASICMEKDFIIRPIVNCLPAWFRFAQCLRRYRDSREAFPHLVNAGKYSTTFLVVIFATLKSFHSPNYASTFDNPYTWLWIISSIVSSCYAYTWDIKMDWGLFDKNAGENTFLREEVVYSSTGFYYFAIVEDLALRFIWALSFYLTEMKIVSGDIMTSITGILEVFRRFVWNFFRLENEHLNNCGKFRAVRDISIAPLDSSDQALILRMMDEADGVINRYTKTNRPKPKKVKDPEKRSLLQTRGSLPDLRIDMDSKKL, translated from the exons ATGAAGTTCGCCGAGCACCTGTCGGCGCACATAACGCCCGAGTGGCGCAAGCAGTACATCAACTATGAG GAAATGAAGGCCATGCTGTACCTGGCCGTGGAGGAGGCGCCGTCGGTGGAGAGCGTGGAGGACGATGTGCTGAAGCGGCACTTCGCCAACTTCGACGAGAACTTCTTCCACTACTGCGACAAGGAGCTGAAGAAGATCAACACCTTCTACTCGGAGAAGCTGGCGGAGGCCACGCGAAAGTTCGCCACGCTGAATGCCGAGCTGAAGACCTCCATCGAGGAGTCGGAGCGGAGTGCCAAGAAGTCCAAGGGACAGAAGCGGCATGCGGCCCTTCCGGATCGCAAGGCCCGCGAGCTGAAGTTGGCCTTCAGCGAGTTCTACCTGAGTCTGATCCTCCTGCAGAACTACCAGAACCTGAATCACACCGGCTTTCGTAAAATACTCAAGAAGCACGACAAA CTCTTGCGCGTGGACAGCGGTGCCAAGTGGCGGCAGGAGTACGTGGAGGCGTCGCACTTCTTCACCAACAAGGACATCGACAACATCATCAATGAGACGGAGACGACGGTCACCGGCGAGCTGGAGGGCGGTGACCGGCAGCGAGCCATGAAGAGACTGCGAGTGCCGCCGCTGGGCGAGCAGCAGAGTCCGTGGACCACCTTCAAGGTGGGCCTCTTCTCCGGCAGCTTCATAGTGCTGGGCATTGTGGTGGTGCTGTCGGCCATCTTCCACGAGATCAGCGGCGAGAACCTGAAGGTCACGTTCCGCCTGTACCGCGGTCCCCTGCTCATCATCGAGTTCATCTTCCTCATCGGCGTCAATATCTACGGCTGGCGGTCGTCTGGCGTGAATCATGTGCTGATCTTCGAGCTCGATCCGCGGAATCACCTATCCGAGCAGCATCTCATGGAGCTGGCGGCGATCTTTGGCGTCGTCTGGACGCTCAGCATGTTGAGCTTCCTGTACAGCGCCAGCTTGGCCATACCGGCGTTTATAAATCCTCTAACGCTCACCCTGATTATGGTGCTCTTTCTGGCCAATCCCTTTCATGTGCTCCATCACGATGCGCGCTTCTGGCTGTGGCGAATCACAGGCCGTTGCATATCCGCGCCGTTTTTCCACGTGGGCTTCGCCGATTTCTGGCTGGGCGATCAGCTGAACTCGCTGGCCACGGCCATCCTGGACTTCGAGTATCTCATTTGCTTCTACTTCACGAACGGCAACTGGACGGAGGCGAGGGATGCCTCCATCTGCATGGAGAAGGACTTCATCATCCGGCCGATTGTCAACTGCCTGCCCGCCTGGTTCCGATTTGCACAGTGCCTGCGGCGATACCGGGACTCGCGGGAGGCCTTCCCCCACCTGGTCAACGCTGGCAAATACTCCACCACCTTCCTGGTAGTGATCTTCGCCACCCTCAAGAGCTTTCACAGTC CGAACTATGCCAGCACATTCGACAACCCGTATACCTGGCTGTGGATCATTTCCTCGATTGTGTCCTCCTGCTATGCCTACACCTGGGATATCAAGATGGATTGGGGTCTGTTCGACAAGAATGCCGGCGAGAATACCTTCCTGCGCGAGGAGGTTGTCTACTCATCCACG GGCTTCTACTACTTTGCCATTGTGGAGGACCTGGCGCTACGCTTTATTTGGGCGCTGTCTTTCTACCTCACCGAGATGAAAATCGTGAGCGGCGACATAATGACCTCCATCACAGGCATCCTGGAGGTGTTCCG CCGCTTTGTTTGGAACTTCTTCCGGCTGGAGAACGAGCATCTCAACAACTGCGGCAAGTTCCGAGCCGTGCGCGACATCTCGATAGCGCCGCTGGACTCCTCCGACCAGGCGCTCATCCTGCGCATGATGGACGAGGCCGACGGCGTGATCAATCGCTACACGAAGACGAACCGACCCAAGCCCAAGAAGGTCAAGGACCCGGAGAAGCGCAGCCTGCTGCAGACGCGCGGATCCCTGCCCGATCTCAGGATCGATATGGACAGTAAAAAATTGTAG
- the LOC108023169 gene encoding uncharacterized protein LOC108023169 isoform X1 encodes MSSTSGRDKQGGKLASLRLLGDEERDKLIGTPRLPSAALPGSRQPAQDRLKRLQTSLKRVQDKKPAKEKEREAKRTTRSSSTAGHTQSRVPAPAPSRRASASVAPVVTATPPKPLAERLRVPGAQGLSPQNAWEKPKALLDASNRLKEATAPSANQRLAMLRASLQQKQLAQERNNNDVSRPDEKGLRKPAGDSDSAKQSAFNDSADGELEPEPMEWEESIAAAPPRQQEDDILLMRQASEGEELPSRLVDHMYFVLDTNVLMHNIKFVESLTELVLPGTVGSMLYIPYIVIKELDKLKGQRPSEDPKRLIAVRAIRYLNTKFDESLEIQAQSAVEEAEHLIEVDCPDDSIVNCCLQLSEQVPHMMLLTNDANLRLKANASDIRVSCRSDLMAAHPAEFAALGD; translated from the exons ATGTCGTCCACCAGTGGCAGAGACAAGCAGGGTGGCAAGCTAGCAAGCCTCCGGCTTCTGGGCGACGAGGAGCGGGACAAGCTGATCGGCACGCCGCGGCTGCCAAGTG CAGCCCTTCCCGGGAGCAGGCAGCCTGCTCAGGATCGCCTCAAGCGGCTGCAGACCAGCCTGAAGCGGGTGCAGGACAAGAAGCCAGCCAAGGAGAAGGAGAGGGAGGCCAAGCGGACCACGCGCAGCTCCTCCACAGCGGGCCACACGCAGTCAAGGGTCCCTGCTCCAGCGCCCAGCCGACGAGCCAGTGCCTCCGTGGCCCCAGTGGTCACGGCCACGCCGCCCAAGCCCTTGGCGGAGCGCTTAAGGGTGCCCGGGGCCCAGGGGCTGTCACCCCAGAATGCCTGGGAGAAGCCCAAGGCCCTGCTGGATGCCAGCAATCGCCTGAAGGAGGCCACAGCCCCAAGTG CCAACCAGCGACTGGCCATGTTGAGAGCCTCCCTGCAGCAGAAGCAGCTGGCCCAGGAGCGCAACAACAACGATGTCAGCAGGCCCGACGAAAAGGGCTTGAGGAAACCAGCAGGGGACAGCGATTCCGCCAAGCAAAGCGCATTTAATGACTCCGCGGACGGCGAACTGGAGCCCGAGCCCATGGAGTGGGAGGAGTCCATTGCGGCCGCTCCTCCAAGGCAGCAGGAGGACGACATCCTGCTGATGCGACAGGCCAGCGAGGGCGAGGAGCTGCCCAGCCGTCTGGTGGATCACATGTACTTCGTGCTGGACACCAACGTGCTGATGCACAACATAAAGTTCGTGGAGAGTCTCACCGAGCTGGTGCTACCGGGCACCGTGGGGAGCATGCTGTACATTCCCTACATAGTCATCAAGGAGCTGGACAAGCTGAAGGGCCAGCGCCCGTCGGAGGATCCCAAGCGGCTGATTGCCGTGCGGGCCATACGCTACTTGAACACCAAGTTCGACGAGAGCTTGGAAATACAAG CCCAATCCGCCGTGGAGGAGGCGGAGCACCTCATCGAAGTGGACTGCCCGGACGACAGCATCGTCAACTGCTGCCTGCAGCTGAGCGAGCAGGTGCCGCACATGATGCTCCTCACCAACGATGCCAACCTCCGGCTGAAGGCCAACGCCTCGGACATCCGGGTCTCCTGTCGCTCCGACCTGATGGCCGCCCATCCGGCTGAGTTTGCCGCCCTGGGCGACTAG
- the LOC108023707 gene encoding transcriptional adapter 3-B, which translates to MSANLKNVKLAHFGGPPGSSGFGISASSGGAGKLPTNGTGGGKSAPPSSFAEAEVLATPGGVVIPIIRTRDVPKLLPTIATALQRPADDHLAAEDLDAVQLELEQMLSNVALRTRVLKAEYDSLDKDEKRQDRRKLDRVPGSPPCPANMLNGLLGVGSNSSTSLGSPLGGGGASSSSQSKRKRDEPTGVRKKHSSMTILKQQGVAGGSSKHQAKNSPLAVHTDDSMDYLPTLVAANASGSVLPHHQPLPQLPKVAVPKNDTPNKFWLSVEPYCMPLTNEDLRLIDDLLEQYRGPLVPPVPPLGPHYSTAWAQEDMKALQPGGARLKSNSASGMIKKAEGMVEESITGPLTQRLVSALMEESLMTLPSEQAAVGEHSNSTTSSSNENTHSHSSSSANAAAAAASGNFRSLAMMKHGVGIEQRLKKTLIENGLIDASELAAHEDVDEVLLEIKRVTTEISSISQFNSEELKRLRSAASEEIKRIAIKRKLDTVDQEILECYKRMLQYRTKRKGHTIEEKQEILRLTSEQRLLADQLERMQMHLPCVGGAGGSLMEPKM; encoded by the coding sequence ATGAGTGCGAACCTGAAGAACGTCAAGCTGGCCCACTTCGGCGGTCCGCCCGGCTCCAGTGGCTTCGGCATCTCGGCGTCCTCCGGGGGCGCTGGAAAACTGCCCACAAATGGCACGGGCGGCGGCAAATCCGCTCCGCCCAGCTCCTTCGCGGAGGCCGAGGTGCTGGCCACGCCCGGGGGCGTCGTCATACCCATAATCCGCACCCGGGACGTGCCCAAGCTGCTGCCCACCATTGCCACCGCACTGCAGCGTCCAGCGGACGATCACCTGGCCGCCGAGGACCTGGATGCAGTGCaactggagctggagcagaTGCTCTCAAACGTGGCGCTGCGCACGCGGGTCCTGAAGGCGGAGTACGACAGCCTGGACAAGGATGAGAAGCGCCAGGACCGCCGAAAGCTGGACCGCGTCCCGGGATCGCCGCCCTGCCCGGCCAACATGCTAAACGGCCTGCTCGGCGTCGGCAGCAACTCCTCCACGAGTCTGGGCAGCCCCCTGGGCGGCGGAggcgcctcctcctccagccAGTCCAAGCGGAAGCGCGACGAGCCCACAGGCGTGCGCAAGAAGCACTCCTCGATGACCATACTGAAGCAACAGGGCGTCGCCGGCGGCTCCTCGAAGCACCAGGCCAAGAACAGCCCCCTGGCCGTGCACACCGACGACAGCATGGACTATCTGCCCACCCTGGTGGCGGCCAACGCCTCGGGTTCCGTGCTGCCGCACCACCAGCCGTTGCCCCAGCTGCCCAAGGTGGCGGTGCCCAAGAACGACACACCCAACAAGTTCTGGCTCTCCGTAGAGCCCTACTGCATGCCGCTGACCAACGAGGATCTGCGCCTGATCGACGATCTCCTGGAGCAGTATCGGGGTCCGCTGGTGCCGCCGGTGCCCCCGCTGGGTCCCCACTACTCCACGGCCTGGGCCCAGGAGGACATGAAGGCCCTGCAGCCGGGCGGAGCACGCCTCAAGTCGAACAGCGCCAGCGGGATGATCAAGAAGGCCGAGGGAATGGTGGAGGAGAGCATCACGGGCCCGCTGACCCAGCGCCTGGTGTCCGCCCTGATGGAGGAGTCGCTGATGACGCTGCCCAGCGAGCAGGCGGCCGTGGGCGAGCACAGCAACAGCACcacgagcagcagcaacgagAACACCCACTCACACTCGTCGTCCTCGGCCAATGCCGCCGCTGCGGCTGCTTCCGGCAACTTCCGATCGCTGGCCATGATGAAGCACGGCGTGGGCATCGAACAGCGGCTGAAGAAGACGCTCATAGAGAACGGACTGATCGACGCCAGTGAGTTGGCGGCCCACGAGGACGTGGACGAGGTGCTGCTGGAGATCAAGCGGGTCACCACAGAGATAAGCTCCATTTCTCAGTTCAACAGCGAGGAGCTGAAGCGACTGCGTTCGGCCGCCAGCGAGGAGATCAAGCGCATTGCCATCAAGCGGAAGTTGGACACGGTCGACCAGGAGATACTCGAGTGCTACAAGCGGATGCTGCAGTACCGGACCAAGCGCAAGGGACACACCATCGAGGAGAAGCAGGAGATCCTGCGGCTGACCAGCGAGCAGCGCCTGCTGGCCGATCAGCTGGAGCGCATGCAGATGCACCTGCCGTGCGTCGGCGGCGCTGGCGGCTCCCTGATGGAGCCCAAGATGTAG
- the LOC108023169 gene encoding uncharacterized protein LOC108023169 isoform X3 has product MSSTSGRDKQGGKLASLRLLGDEERDKLIGTPRLPTLPGSRQPAQDRLKRLQTSLKRVQDKKPAKEKEREAKRTTRSSSTAGHTQSRVPAPAPSRRASASVAPVVTATPPKPLAERLRVPGAQGLSPQNAWEKPKALLDASNRLKEATAPSANQRLAMLRASLQQKQLAQERNNNDVSRPDEKGLRKPAGDSDSAKQSAFNDSADGELEPEPMEWEESIAAAPPRQQEDDILLMRQASEGEELPSRLVDHMYFVLDTNVLMHNIKFVESLTELVLPGTVGSMLYIPYIVIKELDKLKGQRPSEDPKRLIAVRAIRYLNTKFDESLEIQAQSAVEEAEHLIEVDCPDDSIVNCCLQLSEQVPHMMLLTNDANLRLKANASDIRVSCRSDLMAAHPAEFAALGD; this is encoded by the exons ATGTCGTCCACCAGTGGCAGAGACAAGCAGGGTGGCAAGCTAGCAAGCCTCCGGCTTCTGGGCGACGAGGAGCGGGACAAGCTGATCGGCACGCCGCGGCTGCCAA CCCTTCCCGGGAGCAGGCAGCCTGCTCAGGATCGCCTCAAGCGGCTGCAGACCAGCCTGAAGCGGGTGCAGGACAAGAAGCCAGCCAAGGAGAAGGAGAGGGAGGCCAAGCGGACCACGCGCAGCTCCTCCACAGCGGGCCACACGCAGTCAAGGGTCCCTGCTCCAGCGCCCAGCCGACGAGCCAGTGCCTCCGTGGCCCCAGTGGTCACGGCCACGCCGCCCAAGCCCTTGGCGGAGCGCTTAAGGGTGCCCGGGGCCCAGGGGCTGTCACCCCAGAATGCCTGGGAGAAGCCCAAGGCCCTGCTGGATGCCAGCAATCGCCTGAAGGAGGCCACAGCCCCAAGTG CCAACCAGCGACTGGCCATGTTGAGAGCCTCCCTGCAGCAGAAGCAGCTGGCCCAGGAGCGCAACAACAACGATGTCAGCAGGCCCGACGAAAAGGGCTTGAGGAAACCAGCAGGGGACAGCGATTCCGCCAAGCAAAGCGCATTTAATGACTCCGCGGACGGCGAACTGGAGCCCGAGCCCATGGAGTGGGAGGAGTCCATTGCGGCCGCTCCTCCAAGGCAGCAGGAGGACGACATCCTGCTGATGCGACAGGCCAGCGAGGGCGAGGAGCTGCCCAGCCGTCTGGTGGATCACATGTACTTCGTGCTGGACACCAACGTGCTGATGCACAACATAAAGTTCGTGGAGAGTCTCACCGAGCTGGTGCTACCGGGCACCGTGGGGAGCATGCTGTACATTCCCTACATAGTCATCAAGGAGCTGGACAAGCTGAAGGGCCAGCGCCCGTCGGAGGATCCCAAGCGGCTGATTGCCGTGCGGGCCATACGCTACTTGAACACCAAGTTCGACGAGAGCTTGGAAATACAAG CCCAATCCGCCGTGGAGGAGGCGGAGCACCTCATCGAAGTGGACTGCCCGGACGACAGCATCGTCAACTGCTGCCTGCAGCTGAGCGAGCAGGTGCCGCACATGATGCTCCTCACCAACGATGCCAACCTCCGGCTGAAGGCCAACGCCTCGGACATCCGGGTCTCCTGTCGCTCCGACCTGATGGCCGCCCATCCGGCTGAGTTTGCCGCCCTGGGCGACTAG
- the LOC108023169 gene encoding uncharacterized protein LOC108023169 isoform X2, which produces MSSTSGRDKQGGKLASLRLLGDEERDKLIGTPRLPSALPGSRQPAQDRLKRLQTSLKRVQDKKPAKEKEREAKRTTRSSSTAGHTQSRVPAPAPSRRASASVAPVVTATPPKPLAERLRVPGAQGLSPQNAWEKPKALLDASNRLKEATAPSANQRLAMLRASLQQKQLAQERNNNDVSRPDEKGLRKPAGDSDSAKQSAFNDSADGELEPEPMEWEESIAAAPPRQQEDDILLMRQASEGEELPSRLVDHMYFVLDTNVLMHNIKFVESLTELVLPGTVGSMLYIPYIVIKELDKLKGQRPSEDPKRLIAVRAIRYLNTKFDESLEIQAQSAVEEAEHLIEVDCPDDSIVNCCLQLSEQVPHMMLLTNDANLRLKANASDIRVSCRSDLMAAHPAEFAALGD; this is translated from the exons ATGTCGTCCACCAGTGGCAGAGACAAGCAGGGTGGCAAGCTAGCAAGCCTCCGGCTTCTGGGCGACGAGGAGCGGGACAAGCTGATCGGCACGCCGCGGCTGCCAAGTG CCCTTCCCGGGAGCAGGCAGCCTGCTCAGGATCGCCTCAAGCGGCTGCAGACCAGCCTGAAGCGGGTGCAGGACAAGAAGCCAGCCAAGGAGAAGGAGAGGGAGGCCAAGCGGACCACGCGCAGCTCCTCCACAGCGGGCCACACGCAGTCAAGGGTCCCTGCTCCAGCGCCCAGCCGACGAGCCAGTGCCTCCGTGGCCCCAGTGGTCACGGCCACGCCGCCCAAGCCCTTGGCGGAGCGCTTAAGGGTGCCCGGGGCCCAGGGGCTGTCACCCCAGAATGCCTGGGAGAAGCCCAAGGCCCTGCTGGATGCCAGCAATCGCCTGAAGGAGGCCACAGCCCCAAGTG CCAACCAGCGACTGGCCATGTTGAGAGCCTCCCTGCAGCAGAAGCAGCTGGCCCAGGAGCGCAACAACAACGATGTCAGCAGGCCCGACGAAAAGGGCTTGAGGAAACCAGCAGGGGACAGCGATTCCGCCAAGCAAAGCGCATTTAATGACTCCGCGGACGGCGAACTGGAGCCCGAGCCCATGGAGTGGGAGGAGTCCATTGCGGCCGCTCCTCCAAGGCAGCAGGAGGACGACATCCTGCTGATGCGACAGGCCAGCGAGGGCGAGGAGCTGCCCAGCCGTCTGGTGGATCACATGTACTTCGTGCTGGACACCAACGTGCTGATGCACAACATAAAGTTCGTGGAGAGTCTCACCGAGCTGGTGCTACCGGGCACCGTGGGGAGCATGCTGTACATTCCCTACATAGTCATCAAGGAGCTGGACAAGCTGAAGGGCCAGCGCCCGTCGGAGGATCCCAAGCGGCTGATTGCCGTGCGGGCCATACGCTACTTGAACACCAAGTTCGACGAGAGCTTGGAAATACAAG CCCAATCCGCCGTGGAGGAGGCGGAGCACCTCATCGAAGTGGACTGCCCGGACGACAGCATCGTCAACTGCTGCCTGCAGCTGAGCGAGCAGGTGCCGCACATGATGCTCCTCACCAACGATGCCAACCTCCGGCTGAAGGCCAACGCCTCGGACATCCGGGTCTCCTGTCGCTCCGACCTGATGGCCGCCCATCCGGCTGAGTTTGCCGCCCTGGGCGACTAG